CTGGTGCCGTGCGGTGCCGGTGCCTGAGAGTTTGCTGGGGAGTATTGCTCCTTCGGCGCTCCGGTCCCGCCTGGGCCGGAGTCTCTCCCGCACGACGTCATCGGCGCTGTATTGGGTTGTGCGACTTGGACGCTACGAACCCCCGGTGACCCACGTCAACCGGACGGGCGAGTGATCTCGTGCTGACCCGCGGTCGCCGACCGGGGCGTTGCGGAGGCGTCCCCTCCCGGTCACCGGGTGTCGCCGGGGGTGCGGCTCTTCTCGCGCAGCTCGCGGTACTGCGTGCGCAGGCCGTCGATGAGGGCTTCGAGGGCGAGCTCAAAGCTGGCCTCGTCGATCTCCGCGGCGTGCTCGCGGAGCAGGTGGGCCTTGCCCAGGTGCGGGAAGCGCTCGTCGTAGAGCTCCGCGTCGTCCGGGAAGCCGCCGCTGAACGACCCCATCGCCGAGCCCACCACCAGGTACTTCGTCGAGGCGCCGATCATCGTGGCGTAGCGCTGCGGCCAGCCCGCGCTGGTCAGGCCGCCGTGCACCGCGTCGGCGCGGCGCAGGGCGTTCTCCCGGCGGGCCGGGCCGGAGGCCAGGAACGGCACCAGGTTGGGGTGGGCGACCAGCGCTGCCCGGTAGGAGCGGGCCCAGACGCGCAGGCCGGTCGTCCAGTCCTGCTCGAAGCCGGAGACGTCGACCGCGGCCATGACGTCGTCGGCGATCTCGTGCAGCAGGTCTTCCTTGGTCGAGACGTGGTTGTACAGCGAGGCCGCGCGCACCCCGAGCCGTTCGGCGAGCCGGCGCATGGACAGCGCTTCGAGCCCCTCGGCGTCGATGATCTCCAGACCGACGCGGCGGATGCGGTCCGGTGACAACCGGGGAGTGGTCGGTCTGGGCACGGCGTCTCCTCGTCGATCCCTTGCCACGCTCGTCAGCGTCGTCCTAGGCTGCCACAAAACTAACGATGTTAGTTAGATGGCCGCAGGGAAAGGATCCGGCGATGGTCGACTTCTCGCTCTCCGACACCGAGCGCGACATCAGGGACTGGGTGCGCAACTTCGTGCAGCGCGAGCTCGTCCCGCTGGAGCCCGAGGTGCTGCGTCGGGAGCGGGCCGGTGAGCGGGGCCTGACCAAGGACGAGCAGCGCGAGCTGCAGCTGAAGGCGAAGGAAGCCGGCTTCTGGGGCATCCAGACGCCCGAGGAGTACGGCGGGATGGGCCTGTCGGCGGTGATGTCGGCGCTCATCGAGGTCGAGCTCGGCCGCACCTACGTGCCGTTCCGGTTCGGCGGCTACGCCGACAACATCCTCTACCACGCCAACGAGGAGCAGAAGCAGCGCTACCTGCTGCCGACCATCGAGGGCACGCGCAAGTCCTGCTTCGCGATCACCGAGCCGGGCGCCGGGTCGGACGCCAAGCACCTGCGCACCACGGCGGTCAAGGACGGCTCCGAGTGGGTGATCAACGGCGAGAAGACGTTCATCACCGGCGGCATCGACGCCGACTTCGTCATGGTCTTCGCCGTCACCGACAAGGAGAAGGGTGCCGACGGTGGCGTCACCTGCTTCCTGGTCGACCGCGAGATGGGCTGGAAGTCCGAGCCGATCGACATCATGGGCCCGTGGGAGCGCCAGCCCGCGTCCCTGGTCTTCGACAACGTGCGGGTGCCGGAGGGCAACGTGCTCGGCGAGGTCGGGCACGGGTTCAAGCTCGCCATGCAGTGGATCGGCCGCGGCCGCTACATGCTGCCCGCCCGGGCGCTCGGCGCCTGCGAGCGGCTGGTCGAGATGGGCATGGAGTACGCCAAGCAGCGCGAGACCTTCGGCAAGCCGATCGCCGAGCGCCAGGCCATCCAGTGGATGATCGCCGACTCGGCCGTGGAGATCGAGGCGCTGCGCTGGCTGGTGCTGCAGGCGGCCTGGCAGATCGACCAGGGCCTGGACTCCCGCCACGCGCAGTCCATCGCCAAGCTCTACGGCGCCACCCGCGCCAACGAGATCGTCGACCGGGTGCTGCAGATCCACGGCGGCATGGGCTACACCAAGGAGCTGCCGATCGAGCGCTGGTACCGCGACCTGCGGCTGCTGCGGATCTTCGAGGGCACCGACGAGATCCAGCGGCGCACCCTGGCCCGCAACCTGCTCAAGGGCCACGCGTCGGTTCGCGGAGTGCTCGGCTGACCACGCTCCGCGGGTAGCCTGGGGGTGGTGCCGTGACGCCGATCCCCGGGAGAAGAGATGTCGCTGTTCAAGAAGGTCGCGGAGTTCGCCAGCAGCCCGCAGGGCAAGAAGGTGATCGACCAGGCCAAGAAGTACGCCTCTGACCCGAAGAACAAGGAGAAGATCGAGCAGGTCAAGAACAAGCTGCTCGGCGGCAAGGGCGGCAAGACGCCCTGACCCACTGATCACCGAACGGCTCCCGGCGGTTCCGGGGGCCGTTCGTCCTTCCGGGCCCCGCCCGCGGCGGCAGCGGGCGGCGCACCACGGCGCTCGATCCTGGTCCCCGGGGTGCCCAGGTCGGTTAGGCTTCGCGCGCATCGACGTCGATGGGCAGGAGCGGACCCATGTCGCAACCGCAGTGGCCGGGGAATCCGCCAGGGGCGGGCAGACGCGTGCCGCCCCACCAGCAGCCGCCGCAGCGCGGCCCGGTCCCGCCGCCGGGCTCGTCGCGGCGACCCGCCCCACCGCCTGCGCAGCAGTCCCTGCGCGGGCAGCTCCCCCCGCCGCCGCAGCCGCCCTCGTCCTCCGAGGAGGCTCCGCAGCGCCCGGGGGCGGTGCTCGCGGCCGCTGCGCTCGGCGGGGTCACGGCGCTGGTCGTGCTCGGCGTCGCCGTTCACACCCTCGTCGCCGGGCTCGCGGGGGCCAGCGGGGGAGGGGAGGTCGCCGTGGTGCTGCTGGCGCTCATCGTCGGCTCGGTCGGCGCCGCGCACGCGCTCGGGGTCTACCGGCTGCTGCACCCGCGCTCCCCGGACACCGGGACGATGGCGCTGGCCGG
This region of Saccharopolyspora hordei genomic DNA includes:
- a CDS encoding TetR/AcrR family transcriptional regulator C-terminal domain-containing protein, coding for MPRPTTPRLSPDRIRRVGLEIIDAEGLEALSMRRLAERLGVRAASLYNHVSTKEDLLHEIADDVMAAVDVSGFEQDWTTGLRVWARSYRAALVAHPNLVPFLASGPARRENALRRADAVHGGLTSAGWPQRYATMIGASTKYLVVGSAMGSFSGGFPDDAELYDERFPHLGKAHLLREHAAEIDEASFELALEALIDGLRTQYRELREKSRTPGDTR
- a CDS encoding acyl-CoA dehydrogenase family protein — protein: MVDFSLSDTERDIRDWVRNFVQRELVPLEPEVLRRERAGERGLTKDEQRELQLKAKEAGFWGIQTPEEYGGMGLSAVMSALIEVELGRTYVPFRFGGYADNILYHANEEQKQRYLLPTIEGTRKSCFAITEPGAGSDAKHLRTTAVKDGSEWVINGEKTFITGGIDADFVMVFAVTDKEKGADGGVTCFLVDREMGWKSEPIDIMGPWERQPASLVFDNVRVPEGNVLGEVGHGFKLAMQWIGRGRYMLPARALGACERLVEMGMEYAKQRETFGKPIAERQAIQWMIADSAVEIEALRWLVLQAAWQIDQGLDSRHAQSIAKLYGATRANEIVDRVLQIHGGMGYTKELPIERWYRDLRLLRIFEGTDEIQRRTLARNLLKGHASVRGVLG